One Natronomonas moolapensis 8.8.11 genomic region harbors:
- a CDS encoding HFX_2341 family transcriptional regulator domain-containing protein, producing the protein MTGDTELRSVTEVHVAPLGYEYDRIRSPVLEYGADTLYLLADPARGRAEYHDRLRSGLTDAGVAVRSRSVELSDMYDVLGEVTTIADGHADDIVRVNVSSGPKLATVGAALACMATDASGYHVHPESRPHPIETTPRTEGMRLAEQLPSYPLETPTTDQVRILEYVDSASSEAYTPKKSDLIDFAEERELAFMRRAEPSNDKAKFALLNNRIVDPLAGNGYIEIEPVGRTKQVSLTETGENALRAFRHKL; encoded by the coding sequence ATGACCGGCGACACGGAACTGCGGTCGGTGACCGAAGTCCACGTTGCGCCGCTTGGCTACGAGTACGACCGGATCAGATCGCCGGTCCTCGAGTACGGGGCGGACACGCTGTATCTGCTCGCCGATCCGGCGCGAGGACGGGCGGAGTACCACGACCGGTTGCGCTCGGGGCTGACCGACGCCGGCGTCGCCGTCCGCTCGCGCAGCGTCGAGTTGAGCGATATGTACGACGTCCTCGGGGAGGTGACGACCATCGCCGACGGCCACGCCGACGACATCGTCCGCGTCAACGTCTCGAGCGGCCCGAAGTTGGCGACCGTCGGGGCGGCGCTGGCGTGCATGGCCACCGACGCGAGCGGCTACCACGTCCACCCCGAATCGCGACCGCACCCCATCGAAACCACTCCGCGAACCGAGGGGATGCGGCTGGCCGAACAGTTGCCCTCATACCCCCTGGAGACCCCGACGACGGACCAGGTTCGAATTCTCGAGTACGTCGACTCGGCGTCGAGCGAGGCCTACACGCCGAAAAAGAGCGACCTCATCGACTTCGCCGAGGAACGCGAACTCGCGTTCATGCGGCGGGCGGAACCGAGCAACGACAAGGCCAAATTCGCGCTGTTGAACAACCGCATCGTCGACCCGCTCGCCGGGAACGGCTACATAGAGATCGAACCGGTCGGGCGGACGAAGCAGGTGTCGCTGACGGAGACCGGCGAGAACGCCCTGCGGGCCTTTCGGCACAAGTTATAA
- a CDS encoding ArsR/SmtB family transcription factor, whose protein sequence is MPTHDLVPSDIDLDAAEPPDPVSIADGEVLEALSSSTARRIVSVLRGNPNVTSAVAERADVSIQVATYHLEQLEAAGLVAVVGTACSEKGRRMDVYALTTDSLVFELAEKEG, encoded by the coding sequence ATGCCCACGCACGATCTGGTCCCCTCCGATATCGACCTCGACGCCGCCGAACCGCCCGATCCAGTCAGCATCGCCGACGGCGAGGTGCTCGAGGCGCTGTCCTCCTCGACGGCCCGACGGATCGTCTCCGTCCTTCGTGGGAATCCGAACGTCACGTCCGCGGTCGCCGAGCGCGCCGACGTGTCGATCCAGGTGGCGACCTATCACCTGGAGCAACTCGAGGCCGCCGGCCTCGTCGCTGTCGTCGGAACGGCGTGCTCGGAGAAGGGCCGGCGGATGGACGTCTACGCGCTGACGACCGACTCGCTCGTCTT
- a CDS encoding CBS domain-containing protein codes for MIEPTVEPVVTDDAATVSPGLPAPEAAERLRDPAVPALVVLDSAGDVVGIASDSDFVALVAESPGSVPVEAIMSSPVRTVAPGTPLGLAADRMNEAGVKHLPVVEEGVYRGLVTLEAMAPFLSRNRLRVAWKGDPIHIDTEERSETAETDPPSDRAADS; via the coding sequence ATGATCGAACCAACGGTCGAACCCGTCGTCACGGACGACGCCGCCACGGTCTCTCCCGGACTTCCCGCGCCGGAGGCCGCAGAGAGGTTGCGCGACCCCGCGGTTCCGGCCCTCGTCGTACTCGACTCCGCGGGCGACGTCGTCGGCATCGCCTCGGATTCGGACTTCGTGGCGCTCGTCGCCGAATCGCCCGGATCGGTCCCCGTCGAGGCGATTATGTCGAGCCCCGTCCGAACCGTCGCCCCGGGAACGCCCCTCGGGCTCGCCGCCGACCGGATGAACGAGGCGGGCGTCAAACACCTCCCGGTCGTCGAGGAGGGGGTGTATCGGGGCCTCGTCACTCTCGAGGCGATGGCCCCGTTCCTCTCGCGGAACCGCCTCCGGGTGGCCTGGAAGGGTGACCCGATCCACATCGACACCGAGGAGCGATCCGAGACGGCGGAGACCGACCCGCCGAGCGACCGCGCAGCGGACAGTTGA